One Candidatus Nitronauta litoralis genomic window, CAAAATATAGATTCGTGAAAAAACTACATAGAAAGAATCCTGATGATCGTCCCAATTGCAATGAAAACACCGAAAGCGCAAAAAAGCAGAGAGCAGATCCTTCAGGCGGCTTTCACTCTGTTTCGGCAAAAGGGCTATGAGGAAACCTCTATGCGGGAAATAGCCAGGGAAGCTGGAATGGCAGTCGGGGCGGCTTATTACTATTTCCGGACCAAGGACGAAATGATCCTGGAAATTTACAGCCGCACCCAGCGGGAAGCGGAAATCAAGAACCGGGAAATGTGCTCCGAAACTCGCAGCTTCCGCAGGCGGTTTTCGGGCCTTTTGTTCTACCGGCTCGGGTTGATTGAAGAGCACCGCAAATTATTTGTAGTCCTGACCCAAAAAGGAATCAATCCCTCCAATTCCCTTTCTCCCTTTTCAGCGGAGACCGCGAGTTTGCGAAAAGCGGCGGTCCGATTGATGGAGGACACCATTGAAGGCAGCGATTTGAAAATATCTTCAACCCTGCGTCCGATCCTTCCGCAGCTACTCTGGTTTTTTCAGATGGCAGTGATTCTTTTCTGGGCTCTGGACACCTCCAGGGAGCAGACCCGGACTCGAAGGCTGGTGGAAGTGGCTTTAAATTTGATGGTCCCTCTTTTTGGTATGTCACTTCTACCATTGGCGGGAATTTTTAACCGATCGGTGGTGGAGATTCACGGACTACTCAACACCCTGATTCAGGAAGAAAATGTGGCCCCTTCTCCCAAAAAAGCACAGGGGGAATGATTCAGCCAGATGTGGATATGGCAATAGGGGTTTTGGAAAAATAAAAACGGCTCTTAACTTATAAGTTGCGTTGAAAGGCTTCGAATAAAACTGCAAAGCGCAGTTGGAGGCAAATCATGAAAGATAAAGAACGTATCATCATTGCAGGAGGGAGCGGGTTTCTCGGTTCAGCCCTCGCTGGAAAACTGGTTGAAGAAAACTATGACGTCGTGGTTCTCACCCGGTCACCTCAAAACAGCGATCCGGATATACGGCAAGTGTTATGGGATGGCAGGACTCTGGGTGACTGGCAATTTTATCTGGAAGGCGCCTACGGTCTGATCAATTTCACCGGGCGTTCCATCAACTGTGTGCCCGATAAAAATAATCGGGAAGAACTTTTAAACTCCCGCGTGGATTCAGTCAATGTCCTTGCAGAAGCAGTCCGGTTATGCGTAAGCCCGCCCATCGTCTGGGTACAATCCAGCGCCATTGGTGCCTATGGTGATTGCGGTGACACCCCGATTGATGAATCGGCTCCCCTTGCTGACAATTATCTGGGGCAGCTTTCAAGAACCTGGGAATCGGCTTTTGAACAAGCCGAATTACCGCGGACGCGCAAAGTGACTTTGCGGATCGGATTCGTATTGGGACCGGATGGTGGCGGCCTCAAAACACTTGCCGGTTTAACGCGCTGGTTTCTTGGGGGTGCGGCGGGGTCGGGGGAGCAATACATCAGTTGGATTCATATTGAAGATTTAAACGAAATGATGTTGTGGGCTCTCAGGCGCAAAATGGTATCAGGTGTCTTAAATGCAACCGGTCCCACACCCGCGACCAACGCGGAGTTTATGCAAAAACTCAGGACAACACTGGGGCGGCCCTGGTGTCCACCGGCACCAGCATTTGTTGTGCGTTTATTCGCGAGGTGGATATTGAAGTCGAATGCCGATCTGGCGCTGGATGGCAGACGTTGCCGCCCGACAAAATTTCGAAAGCTGGGGTTCCGTTTTCGTTTCACCAGTCTGGATTATGCGTTGCAAAAAATATTAAAACCGGACGATGTTCACCTTGGGCCAGCATGATTGTGTAAACTTCCTGTCTGGAAACAAGGTTTTATTATTCCAAACCTGTTTATTCTTTTTGAGTGCTGGCGAAGAATCTCGCCTTTGAATTAAATATTTCCCTATATAATAAAGGTCCGTTTGTTTTAATAGATTATAAAAAGTTTATCTAATGGGATTTTACTCCGACGTTATTCTGCCTTTCGGCATCGACTTTTGCATGCGAGGCGAGGAGTTTTCCGAGTATCGCAAAAAGTATCTGGCCGATGTCAAAGGCGACACCCTGGAGGTGGGGTTCGGCTCCGGTCTCAACCTGCCGCACTATCCGGACACGATCACCAGACTGTGGGCACTCGATCCTGCAAAGATGGGTCGAAAACTGGCAAAGAAAAGACTGGAAGCCATAAGTTTCCCCATCGAATTTATAGATCTCGAAGATGAACGCATTCCGCTGGAGGATGCGTCTGTTGATACGGTTGTCACCACCTGGACCCTTTGCACCATTCCACCCGTAGCCGATGCCCTGCAGGAATTCAAACGTGTGCTGAAACCCGGAGGCCGTTATGTTTTTCTGGAACATGGATTGTCACCGGACGACAATATTGCACGTTGGCAGAACCGGTTGAACCCGATTCAAAAAGCTTTTGCCGGCGGGTGTCACCTCAACCGCAGGATCGACGACCTCATTGCAGCTTCGGGACTCAAGATAGAAAAACTGGAAAACTTCTACTTTCCCTGTCCCAAAATTGCCGGGTATATGTATGCGGGATATGCAGTGAAGGAAGGTTAAAACCAATCAAGTAAACAAATTTAACAACTGGCCGGATTCAGGGGCGGGACCGCCGCTCAAGAGTGTTCTGCGCGGGTTATCAGGAGTAGGGCCAGAGTTTTCGGAACTGATTGGGCCAGTTGGCGCAACGCCACTGGTTTCCTGACCGGTTGCTTCTGCACCGTTGGTATTTCTACCTGAGGTTTCGGAAACGGTTCCCTCTTCATCTGTCTTTTCTGTTTTTTCCTGATTTTCTTCCCGTCGTTCTTCCTGGATCTGCTGGCGAGCCCTCGTTTCCAGCTGCGTTGCCTTGGCCGCTACCTGCCGGTCCTGTGCCGAAGGCTCGGCCGGAGCTAATGCCGCCCGCTTGATGGTTTGGGCTTTCCTTATGGTAGCTTCCGGATTGTCCGGTACCGGAGCCGTGTCGATTTTCACCTCGCCTCCAGTGGCATAGCGCTTGCCATCGGGGCCAGTCGTGTATTCATAAGTGGGCCCACCCACAGCATAGGGCCCGGCGGCGGCTTTATGGGCCTGTTCGTGAGCGCGGACTTCCCGGTCGGTGGTCTGCAATTGCTGGATTATCCGGGCCTCTTCCTCAGTAACAGGCTGACCATCAGCCCCTCTTGGCCTGGTCGCTGCTGCACTCCCTTCCTCAGAGCTTTCTTCTTCTTTTTCAAGGGCTTCCTGGGATTCTGCGCTGAGGGTCACCTGGTCTTCCCCGGCAGCCCTGGCAAACGCTTCCTTCTTTTCGGTCTCTTCACACTCTACACAGGGTTTGTTGATGGTAATCCGCGCAATAGGGACCGGATTGATTTGTAACTCAGTTCGCATAGCCTGAAAGTCTAATTTGAATAAAATGGAGCCCTATCAGACCTTTTCGGCAGTAACTGTAGAAACTTTAGTGGGCAGCCTCAAATTATGAATAGAAAACTTTATTTCCCCTACATTGTTATAATGTCGCGAGGCGTTGATTTGACCCTAAACCGGATCCTCACAGAAACCTCATCCTATTCAAACGAGTTACGCGGAAAAATAGAATGATGAAACGGAATTTTCTAATAATTCAAACGCGAAGAGGATGATATGCCCGGTGAAAAAGTACTGGTCGTAGAAGACGAAGAAGACATTCAGGAACTGATCCGCTACAATCTGGCCCGCGAAGCGTATAGCGTCACTTGTGTGACCTGTGGCGAGGAAGGGTTGAAGTCTGCGCAGAGCACATCTCCAGACCTGATCGTTCTGGATTTAATGCTTCCGGGGGTGGATGGGCTTGAAGTTTGTAAAACCCTTAAATCTGATAAGAACACAGCGTCAATCCCGGTGGTGATGGTGACGGCCAAAGGGGAGGAGAGCGATGTGGTAACGGGACTCGAACTGGGTGCTGATGACTATGTTACCAAGCCGTTCAGTCCCAAGGTTTTGTTGTCTCGCATCAAAGCGGTTCTGCGTCGTAAAACGGAAGGCCCCATCGATACAAATGGGGTTATCAATATCAAAAACCTGACGATCCATCCCGGTCGTCATGAAGTCCTGGTGGAGAATGAAACGGTAGATCTTACGTTCACCGAGTTTAAGATTTTACAAACCCTGGCCTCACGCCCCGGCTGGGTGTTCACCCGTTCCCAGATCGTGGATGCCGTCCGCGGTGAAAACTATGCTGTGACGGACCGGTCTGTGGATTTTCAAGTGGTCGGCCTGCGTCGCAAACTCGGGCCTTGTGCGGAATTTATTCAGACCGTTCGGGGTGTCGGTTACAGGTTTCAGGAGTGATATGATTTCAAAATCCCTGGTGCGCCGACAATTCATACCGGTTGCTCTGGTTTTGCTCCTGGCATTGGGAATTGTCGGTTGGTTTTCACTGGGGTCCCTTCGCGAATTTATTTTTAAGCAAGCCCAGGATGACCTTCAGGTCCGCGCCGAATTGCTCAGACCTCAGATGGCATCTTTATTGAAAACTTCTTCCCCCAAAGAACTGCAAAAGGCTTGTCTGGGTTTTGGAAGCAGTGCCCGTGCGCGTGTAACTCTGGTCGGGTACGACGGTTCCGTTTTGTGCGATTCGGAAGAAGACCCTTCGAGACTTGCCCACCACGGCAGTTGGTCTGAAATCCTTCAGGCCGTAAAGGGTAAGCCGGGTTATGAAGTTCGTGTGGACCCTTATAATAATGAGCGCACACTTTTTGTGGCAGTTCCCATTATGGAAGGGGGAAAGGTAGCGGCGGTTATTCGCACTTCCTTGCCGCTCAGCTTTTTAGGAAAGACGGTCGATAATCTGGCTTGGCCGCTTTCCTTTGCCGTGTTGTTGTTTGCGCTGTTTGCCGGGTTCATGTTGTTCTATTTTTCAAAAGGGGTGGTCCGCCACGTGGGTCAGGTGAAATCCGGTGCCGAACGGTTTGCTGAAGGGGATTTCAGTTTTCGCCTGCCCCTTACAGAAATTCGTGAATTTGACGGGTTGTCACAGGCGTTAAACAATATGGCGGCCCAATTGGATGACCGGATCCGGACCATCACTGAACAGCGCAATGAACAGGAGGCGATCCTCACCAGTATGGTGGAAGGCGTATTTGCTATCGACCCGGATGAAATCGTTATCCACCTCAACCAGGCAGCCGGCCGGTTGTTCGGAATCAATCCACAACAGGCACAGGGCAAGCCCTTACAGGCGGTGGTTCGTAATACCCAGTTGCTGGATTTTGTAAAAAAAGCGCTTAGCAGCGGAGACCTGTTGGAGCGGGATATCGAGCTGATCTGGGAAGGGCAGGTTCGTTTTCTCCAGACCCGGGGGACGATCCTCAGAAATACCAGAAATGAAAGTATCGGCGCAGTGTTTGTTTTGTACGACATCACACGGCTTCGAAAACTGGAGACGATGCGCCGTGATTTTGTAGCCAACGTATCCCATGAGCTGAAAACTCCCATTACATCTATAAAAGGATTTGTCGAAACCCTGCTGGATGGTGCACTGGAATCTCCAGAAGACACAAGGAGGTTCCTGGGTATCGTGTCCAAACAGGCGGAGCGGTTGAACGCCATTATTGAAGACCTGCTCAGCCTGTCTCGGATTGAACAGGATTCCGAAACTCGCGAAATCGTGAAGCAGGACTGCCAACTCCGTGAAGTTCTGGAAAACGCGATTGGAGACTGTTCCCCCAAAGCCAATGCGAAGGATATATTTTTAAACCTGGAATGTGATACCAAACTTCGCGCGAAGGTCAATCCTCCTTTACTGGAAGAAGCCGTTGTCAATCTGGTAGACAATGCCATTAAATATAGCGATTCTCAAAAACGGGTGGAGATCGCGGCCATTCGAGACAACGGTGAAGTCGTGATCCAGGTGAAAGATCAGGGGCGTGGTATCGACACCCAGCATCTGCCTCGATTATTCGAGCGATTTTACCGGGTCGACAAGGCGAGGAGTCGGCAAATGGGGGGCACCGGTCTGGGGCTGGCCATCGTCAAACACATCACCCAGGCTCACGGTGGATCGGTCGATGTCGAAAGTAACCCCGGGTCCGGAAGTATTTTCTCGATCCACCTCCCTGATAAAAATTAAAGATTAATTGTCTGCGAATAACAGCTCAAGCACCCTCCCTCATTGCAAATATAACTCTCATCAAGCCCTCATATTGGAAAGCTAATCTCGATTCTGGAAGATGAATCTGGTTCGGGCGAGCCAGGAAGTATTAGGTCCGAAAACCAGCGGCAAATGAAGGGCGTTTTGCTAACCCAATATAAACAAAGAGTTATGATTGGGTTGGCTGGAGTCTGGGGTGGGTTGAAGTGAGGAAGATCTGATTGTTAGCTGTCCTCATAAAACTCTAACAAAAGGAGGGCAGACTAACAGTGAGGATTCCAGTAACCCTCTCATCTTTTGCTGAGAAATTTCGGCTTCTGGTGATAGCAAGCACCTAAGTGCGACCAGAAAATTTGATGGAAAACCTTCCATTCAGCTCCCAGAGTTTACGGAGACCTTCCGCAACCCGATTGATCTTCCTGGGGCGGTTGTTGAAACATTAGAAAAGCCGCCCTGTTAAAAGCGTTCCTGGTAAAAAAATCATTGGACCGTAAACCAGAATAAAAGAATACATAACACCGTTTCGTTTTTTGAGGCGGAAGGCAAAAATGAAAAAGGAGCAAAAAATGAAAAGCAAGATGTTAATCGGTACCCTTTCCATTGTGATGACCTGTGCAATGGTGGCCTCTGTTATGGCGGCCCCGGCAGGTGTTGATCCAACTGTTCCCGATTACAAGAAGACCAGCGGTGTCAGCGGTAACTTGAACAGCATTGGTTCCGATACATTGAATAACCTGATGACGTTCTGGGCGGAAAAATTTCGTGAAACCTATCCTAATATCAATGTTCAGATTGAAGGTAAGGGTTCCTCCACAGCGCCTCCTGCCCTGATCGAAGCGACCTCCCAACTCGGGCCCATGTCTCGCCAGATGAAATCCAAGGAACTGGATGCGTTTGAAGCCAAGTTCGGTTACAAGCCAACGCCCATCCGGGTGGCGATTGATGCTCTCGCAGTCTTTGTTCATAAAGACAATCCGATCAAGGGAATGAGTCTTGCCCAGGTTGATGCGGCTTTCTCCAAAACCCAGAAGCGCGGTAAGCCCAATGCCAAAACCTGGGGCGATCTTGGTCTCTCAGGGGACTGGGCCAAGCGCCCGATCAGCCTGTTCGGTCGTAACTCCGCTTCCGGAACCTATGGGTACTTTAAAAAAGTGGCCATGAAAAAAGGCGACTACAAAAATGAAGTCAAGGAACAGCCAGGGTCTGCATCTGTTGTTCTGGGGGTCAGCGTTGACCGTTATGGAATGGGTTACAGTGGAATTGGCTACCGCACCGCTGGTGTCCGGGCGCTTCCATTGTCTGAGTCGGGTAACGACTTTGTGGGTCCAACGGTAGAAAACGCAATTGCTGGTGACTACCCTCTGGCACGTTTCCTTTATGTCTACGTCAACAAGGCACCAGGTAAACCTCTTGATCCGCTGACGCTTGAGTTTCTCAAGTTTGTTCTCTCTAAAGGTGGGCAGGAAATCGTGGTCAAAGGGGGATACTTCCCAATGCCAGGTGTTGTGGTAAAAGAAGAGCTTTCCAAATTGCAGGACGGAGCCCTGACCAACTAATGTCAGTATTTCGTTCTTCAGCACTAATTGAAAAAACGGTGGCCTGCCTCGATTCGGGGCGGGCCCTCTGTGTTGTCTCCTGTCCGGTGAACTACGATGAGTGATCTGGTGACCCAGCAAGGAGAGGTCCCTGAAAAAGTGTCCTCCATGGCAACCGAAAAAGGCCTTCAATCCCGGTTAGCGAAAGATCGCATGGCCACTCGTGTGGTGGTAATAAGCGGATTTGCGGTGATCTTTTTTATTCTCGCCATTTTCTTTGTCATCGCTGCAGAAGTTTTTCCATTGTTTCAATCTCCGGAAATTACCCTTGAAGAGGTGATCGAGACGAAAAGTGAGGGAACTGTTTTTGCTCTGGGAACTGAGGAGCATAAAACAGTGGCCTATACCATCACCAGCCAGGGTATCTATTTTCAGTCTTTAAAAGGTGGACAAAGCTGGCCACCGGTTAAGTTGCCGGATCTTGAAGGTGCAACGATCACCTCAGCCTCCTCTCCCCAGAAACATACGGTCATCCTCGGTCTTTCAGACGGGAGGGCTTTGGGAGTAAAAATAAATTTTGATATCACCTTCAATGAGAATAATGAACGGAGCGTAAATCCGGCTGCTGAGATTCTGGACTTTATCCCAATGAACGATACCGGCAAGCCTGTTGAATTGATCCAGCACTATGTAGGTGAGTCCGGTTATCTGGTCACCAGCGTCACCGGTGAGAATGAGGTGATTGCGGTTAAGGTGAAGCGCAAAAAAAATATGATGGGTGTTGTCCGTACTAAAACCAAATCCTACAATTTTGTTCTGCCCAACAAAGGGGAGATCACGGCCCTTGCCGTCGATCAGGAGCTGGGGGCTGTGTATGCCGGAACAGGGACAGGGCAGGTCATCAGGTTGGCTCTTCCTGTTGATGAGGGGGAATCCACAGCTGAAATAATCGGGGCGACACCAGATAAAGCGACCAAAATCACTCTGTTAAAATTCCTGAATGGAGGGATGACCCTTGTTGTGGGTGATGATGAGGGTCGTGTCATGTCGACTCAAATCGTGAAGGGAGAAGCCGGGCGTAATCATCTGAGCTACGTGCACCTGTTTGATCAGCATCAAGGCCCAGTTTTGAAAATGGGGTATTCACAACGGGACAAGGGGTTTGTCACTGCCGGTGCAGATGGCGTGGTGATGTATCACTACGGAACATCCGGACAAACCGAGTACAGTATCAATACTGGATGGACCCGGAAAATCGCAGGTCTGGTGTTGGCTCCCAAGGGTAACGGGGTAATGGTTCTTGATGAAAAGGGAAGTCTTGGAAACTGGAAAGTTCAGAATCCGCATCCTGGAATAACCTTAAAATCCCTGTTTGGCAAGGTTCGTTATGAAGGTTATGAGAAAGAAGAATACTCCTGGCAGTCCACTGGCGGTACCGATGAGTTTGAGCCCAAGTTCAGCCTGACCCCCTTGATATTTGGAACGCTCAAAGGGACGTTGTACGCGATGCTGTTTGCGGCACCGTTGGCATTATTTGCTGCATTTTATTCTTCACAGTTCATGCATTCATCCCTCATGCACCTTGTGAAGCCAACAGTTGAGTTCATGGCGGCCCTGCCAAGCGTTGTATTGGGTTTTTTCGCGGCCTTATGGCTTGCGCCGCGGGTTGAAGAATTATTACCATCTCTATTGATGATGCCTGTGGTGATAGGTCTCCTTGTCTTCGTTGTCCAATACATTGCTGAGCACACGAACCTCCGTTATTACTTTAAGGAAAAGCCCGCCGCCGAGTTTTACTTTCTCCTTGTTCTGGTTCTTCTGGGTACCGGCCTCGCATTTGGGTCTGGCATCTGGTTCGAATCCATTTTCCTGAAAGGGGACTTTCGGGTCTGGTTGCTCGACGTTGCAGGTCTTGGTTACGACCAGAGAAATTCGCTGGTCGTGGGCATGGCCATGGGGTTTGCTGTAATTCCGATTATTTTCACTATTGCCGAGGATTCTCTGTCCAGTGTGCCGAAGCTGTTATCTGCGGGATCACTTGCGCTGGGGGCTACCCGCTGGCAAACAGCCGTCCGTGTTGTTCTGCCCACGGCGAGTCCTGGAATATTTTCTGCCTTGATGATCGGGTTTGGGCGCGCCGTTGGCGAAACCATGATTGTTCTAATGGCAACCGGAAATACACCTGTGATGGACTGGAGTGCTTTTTCAGGTTTTCGGGCGTTGTCCGCCAATATAGCGGTGGAACTTCCAGAGGCTCCTGAGGGCGGCACCTTATTCCGCATTTTATTTTTAGCGGCTCTGCTACTGTTTATGTTTACTTTTGTGGTCAATACCATTGCCGAATGGGTAAGGTTAAAACTTAGGGAAAGGTACCGGGTGCTATAAGCATTGCGGAGGTTTGAGACTGAATGAATAAAATCCAAAAAATCTGGGCTCGCGGGGATTCCTTTATCTGGTTAACAGGTGCAACCCTGGCCGCTTGCATGATCCTGATCTCAGGGTTATTGCTGGCGATTCTGATCAATGGGGTGGTCTATTTCTGGCCTTCTGAGGTTCACCGGTTCGAATTAAAAAATGGTTCGAATTTGATCGGGGAGATTACAGACCGGGAGGATATCACCCGGATTGAGGATGGGAAGACAACCATACTGGGTAAGCGGATCCAGGTTAAACGCGGTAATCGTGACCTGTATGGCGATGATTTTATCTGGGTTGACGAAGCAGATATTGTTTCGAGAGGGACCCCTCATTCCATTTCTGTTTTTGAACGTCGCGAGTGGGGGCATTTTTATGGAGTGATTCAGGAGTTTCGGGAGTCAGGGAAAACGGTTGCAACGGGCCAGGACAGGGCTTATGAGGCTTTCCTTGATAAAGTTCCGAAGGTAGAGGACATACTGGATGAAATCAAGGAGATCGAAAAATATCGCATTGGAAAAATCAACCATGATATTTCTGATCACCGATTGAACATTAAACAACTTGAA contains:
- a CDS encoding PAS domain-containing protein; translated protein: MISKSLVRRQFIPVALVLLLALGIVGWFSLGSLREFIFKQAQDDLQVRAELLRPQMASLLKTSSPKELQKACLGFGSSARARVTLVGYDGSVLCDSEEDPSRLAHHGSWSEILQAVKGKPGYEVRVDPYNNERTLFVAVPIMEGGKVAAVIRTSLPLSFLGKTVDNLAWPLSFAVLLFALFAGFMLFYFSKGVVRHVGQVKSGAERFAEGDFSFRLPLTEIREFDGLSQALNNMAAQLDDRIRTITEQRNEQEAILTSMVEGVFAIDPDEIVIHLNQAAGRLFGINPQQAQGKPLQAVVRNTQLLDFVKKALSSGDLLERDIELIWEGQVRFLQTRGTILRNTRNESIGAVFVLYDITRLRKLETMRRDFVANVSHELKTPITSIKGFVETLLDGALESPEDTRRFLGIVSKQAERLNAIIEDLLSLSRIEQDSETREIVKQDCQLREVLENAIGDCSPKANAKDIFLNLECDTKLRAKVNPPLLEEAVVNLVDNAIKYSDSQKRVEIAAIRDNGEVVIQVKDQGRGIDTQHLPRLFERFYRVDKARSRQMGGTGLGLAIVKHITQAHGGSVDVESNPGSGSIFSIHLPDKN
- a CDS encoding ABC transporter permease subunit, producing the protein MSDLVTQQGEVPEKVSSMATEKGLQSRLAKDRMATRVVVISGFAVIFFILAIFFVIAAEVFPLFQSPEITLEEVIETKSEGTVFALGTEEHKTVAYTITSQGIYFQSLKGGQSWPPVKLPDLEGATITSASSPQKHTVILGLSDGRALGVKINFDITFNENNERSVNPAAEILDFIPMNDTGKPVELIQHYVGESGYLVTSVTGENEVIAVKVKRKKNMMGVVRTKTKSYNFVLPNKGEITALAVDQELGAVYAGTGTGQVIRLALPVDEGESTAEIIGATPDKATKITLLKFLNGGMTLVVGDDEGRVMSTQIVKGEAGRNHLSYVHLFDQHQGPVLKMGYSQRDKGFVTAGADGVVMYHYGTSGQTEYSINTGWTRKIAGLVLAPKGNGVMVLDEKGSLGNWKVQNPHPGITLKSLFGKVRYEGYEKEEYSWQSTGGTDEFEPKFSLTPLIFGTLKGTLYAMLFAAPLALFAAFYSSQFMHSSLMHLVKPTVEFMAALPSVVLGFFAALWLAPRVEELLPSLLMMPVVIGLLVFVVQYIAEHTNLRYYFKEKPAAEFYFLLVLVLLGTGLAFGSGIWFESIFLKGDFRVWLLDVAGLGYDQRNSLVVGMAMGFAVIPIIFTIAEDSLSSVPKLLSAGSLALGATRWQTAVRVVLPTASPGIFSALMIGFGRAVGETMIVLMATGNTPVMDWSAFSGFRALSANIAVELPEAPEGGTLFRILFLAALLLFMFTFVVNTIAEWVRLKLRERYRVL
- a CDS encoding TetR/AcrR family transcriptional regulator, with the protein product MIVPIAMKTPKAQKSREQILQAAFTLFRQKGYEETSMREIAREAGMAVGAAYYYFRTKDEMILEIYSRTQREAEIKNREMCSETRSFRRRFSGLLFYRLGLIEEHRKLFVVLTQKGINPSNSLSPFSAETASLRKAAVRLMEDTIEGSDLKISSTLRPILPQLLWFFQMAVILFWALDTSREQTRTRRLVEVALNLMVPLFGMSLLPLAGIFNRSVVEIHGLLNTLIQEENVAPSPKKAQGE
- a CDS encoding PstS family phosphate ABC transporter substrate-binding protein translates to MKSKMLIGTLSIVMTCAMVASVMAAPAGVDPTVPDYKKTSGVSGNLNSIGSDTLNNLMTFWAEKFRETYPNINVQIEGKGSSTAPPALIEATSQLGPMSRQMKSKELDAFEAKFGYKPTPIRVAIDALAVFVHKDNPIKGMSLAQVDAAFSKTQKRGKPNAKTWGDLGLSGDWAKRPISLFGRNSASGTYGYFKKVAMKKGDYKNEVKEQPGSASVVLGVSVDRYGMGYSGIGYRTAGVRALPLSESGNDFVGPTVENAIAGDYPLARFLYVYVNKAPGKPLDPLTLEFLKFVLSKGGQEIVVKGGYFPMPGVVVKEELSKLQDGALTN
- a CDS encoding class I SAM-dependent methyltransferase, whose translation is MGFYSDVILPFGIDFCMRGEEFSEYRKKYLADVKGDTLEVGFGSGLNLPHYPDTITRLWALDPAKMGRKLAKKRLEAISFPIEFIDLEDERIPLEDASVDTVVTTWTLCTIPPVADALQEFKRVLKPGGRYVFLEHGLSPDDNIARWQNRLNPIQKAFAGGCHLNRRIDDLIAASGLKIEKLENFYFPCPKIAGYMYAGYAVKEG
- a CDS encoding TIGR01777 family protein, producing the protein MIIAGGSGFLGSALAGKLVEENYDVVVLTRSPQNSDPDIRQVLWDGRTLGDWQFYLEGAYGLINFTGRSINCVPDKNNREELLNSRVDSVNVLAEAVRLCVSPPIVWVQSSAIGAYGDCGDTPIDESAPLADNYLGQLSRTWESAFEQAELPRTRKVTLRIGFVLGPDGGGLKTLAGLTRWFLGGAAGSGEQYISWIHIEDLNEMMLWALRRKMVSGVLNATGPTPATNAEFMQKLRTTLGRPWCPPAPAFVVRLFARWILKSNADLALDGRRCRPTKFRKLGFRFRFTSLDYALQKILKPDDVHLGPA
- a CDS encoding response regulator transcription factor, with amino-acid sequence MPGEKVLVVEDEEDIQELIRYNLAREAYSVTCVTCGEEGLKSAQSTSPDLIVLDLMLPGVDGLEVCKTLKSDKNTASIPVVMVTAKGEESDVVTGLELGADDYVTKPFSPKVLLSRIKAVLRRKTEGPIDTNGVINIKNLTIHPGRHEVLVENETVDLTFTEFKILQTLASRPGWVFTRSQIVDAVRGENYAVTDRSVDFQVVGLRRKLGPCAEFIQTVRGVGYRFQE